GATCCAAGGCAGGAATtgtttacaatgagggtggCGAGActctggcccaggttgcccagagaagctgtggctgccccctccctggccgtgttcaaggttggatggggcttggagcaacctggtctggtggaaggtgtccctgcccgtggcagggggttggaactagatgatctttacaggtcccttccatcccaaAGCATTCTACGATTCCATGTCACTTCAGCTATTGTTATCCAAATCAGCTACAACGACacaaaaataagtctttttgCCAGAGCTCTAAAGAAAACTCTCTCTTGATTTCCATCCACTTACCATAAGTCATCCACTTTCCGCTAACAAGgtgccaaaatattttcatccagTTAGCAGTGACAGCACAAGGGACGTGGCCGTTGGAGAAGACCACGTGAAGCCCAGGACCCACTTCTGGGTCTATTGAGGAAGTAAAGCTGTATTATCTCATTTCCAAGCAAGTATTTTGCATCTCTTTGCATAGCTAcgcacaaaataaaaatcaagcagaAAGACTGGATATTTTCTGAGACAGATTTTAAACAAGCTGGCACTGCAGCAGTTGTAATGATCCAACTATTCCTGGTTTCCTCCAAGGGGACATCACTTGGCAAGAAGAAGGATCTTACAGGTGACAGATGCTACATCCTGCaacattttctgtgtaaatatGTCAACAATTTTCTACCACTTTTTTTTAGTATACCTAGTATTTATATGCTACCATGTCTACAAGCTTGGGAAATATTTCAATTCCAACTAtgttaatcaaaaaaaaaaacaccaacaaaaaacccaccgtGCAAAACCAGAGATGAGGcacaggtttttgtttgttttaaacacgTCTGCCAAGTACACAGAAGACACTCGAATGTCAGCAAGAGTTCAACATGAATAGTGTCCAGTTTTCTGAAAGGAGCCAAATGTTCCTAGAGGACACGCAGGTAAAATAACTACTCACTTTCAGACTCGAGACAAGTAGCATGTCAGGATTTGATTTCTCCCAACCACACACAGAACAATCGTGGTCGATGAAGCACTAAGATAAAATGTTAAGATCTGATCAAGAGGCTTATAGAGAGATCGTGTGGCTCTCTCTTACCTTAATATTTTAACAAGGGATCACAAACATAGAGCAGAAATCCAGACATTTCAAAAGATTCTgccaattattttcttagtttaGATTAAGCACAATGTCAGTAGAAATAAATGcctgttcagaaaaaaatcacagcttagAAAATGGTAGTGTGATGAAGCTACCACCCTGAGGAAACTGTACAGGGATTCAGAGGACGTGTGCTGATTTATGATAGCATGGCACCAAATGAATCCAGACCGAATGTTAAAAAGCAATTAACCTTCACAGACAAAAACACTTCTAAAAAGTTTCTGTTAAGTAAGGACTCACTTTTCCTCTTTATCCTTGAAGCTGAGAAAACTCTTCTGCAGGTGATGACTTCAGCGCTCATTAGAGAATTATATCATTAAAAGGAAGTGCCTGTAATACCAAACAGTATTTTGAGTGTAAAAACTGTCACCATATCAAAGAAAttgtccttccttaattggaTTGTATTTGGAACAAGTCAACAATGTATACACATTCATTTGTGAAATAACACGAATTCTCAGTACCCATGGAAGCAGAGCagcctctcttttctcttcgTTGTAGCCAGGGATTCAGGTgactttaaatttaataaagGTCACAGGAAGAATTTAAATCCTCACTACTCAGCCATTTACCATCAAGgaatcagctgcttctgccagtaTGGTCAGTTGCAAAGCAGCAAACACCAGCACGCAGCTTCAGGTCCCTTTGGGTTAACTGGGACACTTCCACCTCAGACACCAAGTCAGACACAGCAAAATGAAACTGCCTCTGCTTCCAAACAGCTCATATTTGAGAGATTCTTTGGCCATCTTTTGAGCTGGAAAGTGAACTATTTTGGCAGTAAAAGCTTTTATTCCAAGTAAATTATGTGACAAAAGATGAATAAGACAAATTTTGTGGCTAAAGAATTGACAGAGTCCTAGTTATGTGCATATAGTTAGCTACATCCATTCATGTACCTGCTTAAAAAGCAGGCTTCATTTTGCATTACCTAGTGTGGCCTCTGTCTAACTTCACACAGAGCCTGATACCAAATTCTGCCTTAGACATTAGTTTCCCCTGCATCACAAGGCCAcatcagcaaagaaaatgtattattttcacATCAGCcaaaaaagctacaaaaattactttaaagtaTACACAACTCTGcttattacaaaaagaaaacagattgttAATTAATTAACGTACGTTACCATTTGCTGTTACTGTCAAACCTGATCAAAAGTATGTTTTATAACATCCATTCAATGAATCATGTAAGCAAAGGTGCAGCTGGaacagctgcaaaataaatgaagaaagacTTTACGGAAGGAGCACCATCTTCGCCCGAGCTCCACTGCTATGAATAATGTCTGCATGAGCCTTAGCTGCTTTCTCCAGTGGATACTCAGAGCCTACAACTGGTTTCAGCCAGCCAGCTTCTATGCCATCGAGCAGTGCTGTTGCACATTCATGCCTCTCCTCCTGTGTGTAATAAAGACAGCAGTTACCGCAAGGTCTTTACGTTTTAGAAAATTATTGACTATTTATGCAAGTGTTAAACCAAATTTCACaacccaaaaatattttatgatgttCTGAGATTAAATCAAAATGTAACGGAATGAACAAACAAGTTACTTAAAGTGAAATTATGCTTTTGTCCCTACAAATGATTTTAACTGGAAATAGGTGTTGGAATAAGCCaataaaacatgctttaaaataaaaatgcttcttaCCTCACTTGCAAGAAACAGACTGACTCCAATGATGCTAGATTCTTTACTCATAGTGTCTCTTGGATTTATCTCAATGGGACCTCTACAGCCCACAACCTGTTGCAAAGGAGTGAAGAGACAGTTCAGGTTACAACGGCTGAATTGCATTGCTAAATGCACCAACTAAAGTCAGTGCTAAAAATACTCACCATCACCCTTCCTGCACAGGACAACAGTTGCAAGTCAGTAGCAAGATTGATGTTGGAGAGCATTTCTATTATTATATCAACTCCTTCCATCCCTGTGTATTCCTATACAGGACATAACAAGTTATTTAAATCACTCCAATTAGTGCATGGGTACCACTGTTTATTTCACATGCTACAGATAAACAAGAAACTGTAAGATGtatgttaaattttaaatacagcctTTGTACTAAGGCTGACAGCTAAGTTTAATTTTAGCATATTTTGATATGCTGAATTATGATATGCTGTCGTATTGGAACTTGCTGGAATGCAAGAGCTTCTAAATGCCACTGCCCGTGAAGAAAGCTCAGCTCTTCTGGCCAGAAAAAGTTCTTCCTTGTGTAGAAATGAAAAAGGCAGTACTTGTATTGCTCCTACataaatctgctttaaaaaacttCTGCAAACAACTGTTCACATTTTGTTAGTAAGAAAAACACATACTGCATCACCTAGCCCTCATACACGCTTACCTTAATTTTATCAACGTAATTAGCTTCTCTGTGATTAAATGCTTGGTGAGCACCATTTCTCAGAACCATGTTCATGCCTTCCTCAGTTCCTGCTGTACCCAAAACCTTTAAACCATAAGCTCTGGCAATCTGACATGTTGCTATTCCTACctgaggggggggaaaaaaaagaaaataataaaaagagaaaatttaaaaaaaacttaaaaggaaaattaaaaaaaaagaaaagaaaaaaaaggcttttttctcttttatcttttttcttatcattttaaattttatatattctaCCAGCAAGTTGGAACTTACCCATTTAAAAGGCTGGCCtggtaacatttattttttggcCATAGTAAATAATTCGTATCTTAAAGATAGCCaaatagtcttttaaaaaaagagatttacaGAAGCATAGTAAAgttttgtgggatttttaaTAGCTATCAGCATTTGATATAAATCCATGTAGAATGTTGTCTGTCTGTTAAAGTTGGCCATATATATTTGATACAAAGCCAAGGAAATTCTTCTCTTCGTGGAATGACTTGCTATTGATACCAGCATTATATATGGCAAAGAAAATCTGCAGGCACAAATTTTATTAACACGACTTTTGCATCTTTCACAAAGAGATTAAATGATAGCTTTAGAACCCAAATTCTCAGTGTCTCACACCAGCTTTGCACTCCAGAGGATGTTTGCTGGTGAGGGATGCCTTCGGCGGAGCCAGTGATCACTTGGGGCACACCAATGCCACCTCTTGGGTCTGCTTTGTGCCATGGCACAGAGTGCCAAAGCCAAAGGAGGGAGCAGCTGGGTACAGCTGGGTACCTCCTCCAGGACATGGTCACATATGCACGGTTTTATAttttggggggcggggggacaagcaaataaatacacaaacaacGACGATCATAAAAACTCCGTTCTGTGGCTCTGCTATTTAAATTTGTATGTATGaacaacacacaaaataaatggacaggcttctcaaaaaaaatctaCCGTGACCTTCTGTCTGGCCAGGATCTACCCAAAGTGCTTGCCAAATGCGACCTTGTTTTCTCAATAGCAGATCATCAGTTTTcaactaaattaaaaaacaaacagcattaaTTAAAACAGATCATGGCCAGactgattttcagagaaaacttCAAAAGGAGGCACATTTTTAAGAATCATTATGGAAGTCAGCAtcacttgaaagaaaagatgcaGCACAAGCCATCTTTTCTCTTCAGCACGTGCTTCACACCTATTCATATCTCACTGCTCTTACAAGTATTCCTGTAACAGGTCACAGGTCCACAGATTTGCATTATACACTTCTGCAAACCAAAGGCAATATAGCTTTTCAAGAAACGTAAAATAAGTAAGAATAGAAACATTACAtttagtttaagaaaaaaaaagaggctacAATGCTGAATGTCATTCTAGTGTCTTAGAATGAGATCTGAATTCCCCCTCATATGAGACTGCCATAATCACCTTTTTGCTGTCTACCAAATAACTAAGGAAACTTTGCCCATCTATAGCAGCTGTTTCCTGCATCAGCAGAAGCTGAGCAACAATGTGCAGAGTATGGGGGATAAATTAAACCAGAATGCTGTGTGAGAGAGAGCTGAAGTTAGCTTGTCGtgtaaaaccaaagaaaacttATGTTCAGTTTCACACAGTATTCAGTCACGAATGAGTATGTTCCAGTACCTCTCCTTGTGCAGCTAGCTAATAGGCAAAAACATCCCAGAAAAGCATAGTTGCTATGCACCAGTGATCACTGCTCATAGAACTAAAAACAACTTGTACACATTGTAAAATTACAGCTTTCTGCTGTTAGTTTTCTCTCAGGATATAAAGCTTCCAGACCAACTTCCAACTGCAGCAATGAGTTTACTATGTGACCCTCTGTATTAGGGGCCTCACACAATCACTCGTGCAGTTTCATGGTTATTTGGAATAACAGGGTTTgctctaagaaaaaaagtatcctaaagtgtctgaaataaaaacctAATTTTGCTAATCCATTAAATGATATAAATGTGACCATAAATCATATCACAGACAAAAGCACGTACGTGgacagaaagcagcatttcttaTAACCTGCCTTCTCAAGATACTTACTCCCCCACTGGCACCATGCACTAGCACACTCTCCCCCGCTTTGGCACGCCCTCTggatggaaaaacagaaaatattggtGTTATGATTGCAGTACATAATCATTAAGCATCAGATCGCACACACTGACATCAAATCTCACCTTTCACGCAGTAATATTTCCAATTTATGTTATGGCTAAGCAGGTATAATCAGCCTCTTTGG
This DNA window, taken from Nyctibius grandis isolate bNycGra1 chromosome 8, bNycGra1.pri, whole genome shotgun sequence, encodes the following:
- the CRYZ gene encoding quinone oxidoreductase, which gives rise to MAATRNVMRAVRVFEFGGPEVLKLQSDVIIPDPKENQVLIKVHACGVNPVETYIRSGSYARKPALPYTPGSDVAGVIAGVGEHVTAFKKGDRVFTTGTISGGYADYAVAAANRVFPLSDKLDFRQGAAIGIPYFTAYRALFQKGRAKAGESVLVHGASGGVGIATCQIARAYGLKVLGTAGTEEGMNMVLRNGAHQAFNHREANYVDKIKEYTGMEGVDIIIEMLSNINLATDLQLLSCAGRVMVVGCRGPIEINPRDTMSKESSIIGVSLFLASEEERHECATALLDGIEAGWLKPVVGSEYPLEKAAKAHADIIHSSGARAKMVLLP